In Nicotiana tabacum cultivar K326 chromosome 17, ASM71507v2, whole genome shotgun sequence, one DNA window encodes the following:
- the LOC107801507 gene encoding uncharacterized protein LOC107801507 isoform X1: MERTTSACAMQWSIDLEKGLRSNKPGKSAEAILDIGPKLEWWSRESNLSAAEYKVFGLIPGEDKLFANSILLRLADAFKSGDKHMKLCIVKIFLSELKQRRRLRSKGRKDKGILSKDKLDSYRELLSRIKIVFDTGDIEERALALALFGCWAHIAKDSTDVRYLILSSLVSMHVPEAKASLFAAGCFSELANDFAYVFLEMLGGLLMSSETSRVIRLAGGRAFAKMWCSLLLADRAHKTGMKLILESSEEDFSLVMLVSLSKIASKWTSLIPIQMELLFLFMAKDRGLSLQALALKCLHFILAKGIYHFHASSNVTLKLFGVINQSDFPPALQFEALRALYKMPLPNLETIPCTEILTSFSKFLQIVEFKLHSSIISERILSVHVLASIFDKLLGIPKDAAGGIVSIVASRMITFTIDRISQLIKLVVDNPHPNKEAEQEVKSLLFILVNLVERHRDLSGIVLDKICIVIEHLVRMLNEVTSMENSGSEDHHMTELDKENHASTASRVLVCLSQILITCFEMLEVSTAGATQVFNRMEHLVEHVHRCSLLPVYIRLIYHLLLHFHAGYHCMWLKIGEDTVSNRNFRLSRCSSLSADSSLSQNESFINDCVKEILDKKDYWSSYKLGKYAACHGAWLVAAYIFGDLIPMVRSDICCLWLKSLSHLSELERQVQLFRLTLSGNTAGETTTVNQIENVVGASNKLCSLEEAFGTSVSGRAFSFQRWFITIRSKVVGTVADVLKLLRTNSFSEEASRSTERLGERILVQQSESSQGLSSLLQLLAHASSQLMRLAREFDLLGASFIGMDRKSMKIVSDLGLGCSLLAFSTGLTCRFVSSHGKQDCSIYGLETSEEQFHTLLVHDLLRRLGYIDLETSKNLRQLLDFRRSSRSCSMQEFQNEISSTSVEARDVAKLCRYSVQRFLSLQASTVHANTGISQIPRDALQLLFNIIFLWIQIPFRTPKHFFRLRPPISAELFITNEAGKRIDNISVLSGFQLPLTLCIQLRNILADQLSRVSKLYCILCSRTSFQVFSESEDKKVPESSCQAWKSNHMVDLNDKLLHFTTGSPKRGGLHAMGSAEGTSVVDKFVSFDPNEKGQGFATCLLDVSAFPVGSYQIKWHSCCIDNNGAYWSLTPLNTDQFFTVHESSNIGPLV; this comes from the exons ATGGAGAGAACTACATCGGCTTGTGCGATGCAGTGGAGCATTGACCTTGAAAAGGGCCTCCGTTCTAATAAACCTG GTAAATCTGCAGAAGCCATACTAGATATTGGGCCAAAACTTGAGTGGTGGAGTAGAGAGTCAAATCTTAGTGCTGCTGAGTACAAAGTATTCGGCTTAATTCCTGGGGAGGATAAGCTATTTGCAAATAGTATCCTCCTTAGGCTTGCAGATGCATTTAAGTCAGGGGACAAACATATGAAGCTTTGCATTGTGAAGATTTTCTTGTCCGAGCTCAAGCAGAGGAGGCGATTGAGGAGCAAGGGGAGAAAAGATAAGGGGATCCTTTCGAAGGATAAATTAGATAGCTATAGAGAACTTCTAAGTAGAATAAAGATAGTATTCGACACTGGAGACATTGAAGAGAGAGCATTGGCTTTAGCTCTATTTGGTTGCTGGGCTCATATTGCAAAAGATAGTACTGATGTAAGATACCTCATCCTTTCAAGCTTGGTGTCTATGCATGTTCCAGAG GCAAAGGCTTCTTTGTTTGCAGCTGGATGCTTTTCTGAATTGGCGAACGACTTTGCTTATGTATTTCTGGAAATGCTTGGAGGTCTGTTGATGTCATCTGAAACATCAAGGGTTATAAGGTTAGCAGGAGGACGAGCTTTTGCTAAAATGTGGTGCTCACTTTTACTAGCGGATAGAGCTCATAAG ACTGGTATGAAGCTTATCCTAGAATCTTCAGAAGAAGACTTCTCGTTGGTGATGCTAGTTTCACTTTCCAAAATTGCTTCTAAATGGACATCTTTAATTCCTATACAG ATGGAACTACTTTTCTTATTTATGGCAAAGGACAGAGGTTTGAGCCTGCAAGCTTTGGCATTAAAATGCCTCCATTTCATTTTAGCCAAAGGAATTTATCACTTCCATGCTAGTTCAAATGTGACTCTAAAGTTGTTTGGTGTCATAAATCAGTCTGATTTTCCACCAGCTTTACAGTTTGAAGCTCTAAGAGCTTTATACAAG ATGCCGCTGCCCAACCTGGAGACAATTCCATGCACAGAGATCCTCACTAGTTTCTCCAAGTTCTTACAAATTGTTGAGTTCAAACTACATTCTTCAATTATCTCAGAGAGGattttatctgttcatgtattAGCTAGTATTTTTGACAAGCTTTTGGGAATACCGAAAGATGCAGCTGGTGGAATTGTTTCAATTGTTGCATCTCGCATGATTACTTTCACCATCGATCGTATCTCCCAACTAATAAAGTTAGTGGTTGATAATCCTCATCCAAACAAAGAGGCGGAGCAGGAGGTAAAGAGTTTACTCTTTATTTTAGTTAATCTGGTCGAAAGACATCGAGATCTCTCTGGTATTGTACTGGATAAGATCTGTATAGTTATCGAACATCTGGTCCGCATGCTCAATGAAGTTACCAGCATGGAGAATTCAGGCTCAGAAGATCATCATATGACAGAGCTCGACAAAGAGAACCATGCATCTACTGCATCGAGAGTTTTGGTTTGTTTATCCCAGATTCTGATAACTTGCTTTGAAATGCTGGAAGTTTCCACTGCTGGTGCCACCCAAGTCTTTAACAGAATGGAGCATTTGGTTGAGCATGTGCACCGGTGCAGCTTACTTCCTGTTTACATCCGCCTAATATATCACCTTTTATTGCACTTCCATGCTGGATATCACTGTATGTGGCTGAAGATAGGGGAAGATACGGTTTCTAATAGAAATTTTCGTCTATCTCGTTGTAGTTCTCTCTCAGCTGATAGTTCCCTATCCCAGAATGAAAGTTTCATTAATGACTGTGTGAAGGAAATTTTGGATAAAAAAGACTATTGGTCGTCTTATAAGCTTGGAAAATATGCGGCATGTCATGGTGCATGGTTGGTAGCTGCTTACATATTTGGGGATCTAATTCCTATGGTTCGATCTGATATCTGTTGTTTGTGGTTGAAATCCTTATCCCATCTTTCAGAATTAGAAAGGCAAGTCCAGTTGTTCAGGCTCACTCTTTCTGGAAATACTGCCGGGGAAACTACGACAGTTAATCAAATTGAAAATGTTGTCGGGGCCTCCAACAAACTTTGTTCTTTAGAGGAAGCTTTTGGTACCTCTGTTTCTGGTCGTGCTTTTAGTTTCCAGAGATGGTTTATTACTATAAGATCAAAGGTTGTTGGAACGGTAGCAGACGTACTCAAATTATTGAGAACAAATTCGTTTTCAGAAGAAGCATCCAGAAGTACTGAACGACTAGGGGAAAGGATTTTGGTTCAACAGTCGGAATCTTCACAAGGACTCAGCTCTTTGTTGCAATTGCTTGCCCACGCTTCTTCTCAGCTCATGAGGCTAGCAAGAGAATTTGATCTCTTAGGAGCGTCATTCATTGGCATGGACAGAAAAAGTATGAAGATAGTTTCTGATCTTGGATTAGGTTGTTCACTATTAGCCTTTAGTACTGGATTAACATGTCGTTTTGTTAGTTCCCATGGTAAACAAGATTGTAGTATTTATGGTCTTGAAACCTCAGAGGAGCAATTTCATACTCTGCTGGTTCATGACTTATTAAGGAGACTGGGCTATATAGACTTAGAGACTAGCAAAAATTTACGGCAGCTTTTGGATTTCCGTCGAAGTTCTAGGAGCTGTTCCATGCAAGAATTCCAAAATGAAATTTCTTCCACTAGTGTTGAAGCAAGAGATGTTGCTAAACTTTGTAGATATTCTGTTCAGAGATTTCTTAGTTTGCAAGCGAGTACTGTACATGCCAATACTGGTATATCCCAAATTCCCCGTGATGCTTTGCAGTTGCTGTTCAACATTATTTTCTTGTGGATACAGATCCCTTTCCGGACTCCCAAACACTTTTTTCGATTGAG GCCTCCCATTTCTGCTGAGCTTTTCATAACAAATGAAGCTGGTAAAAGGATAGATAATATATCTGTCTTGTCAGGCTTTCAGCTCCCTCTAACTCTGTGCATTCAACTAAGAAATATATTGGCAGATCAGCTGTCTCGGGTGTCGAAGTTGTACTGCATCCTTTGCTCACGAACATCCTTTCAAGTATTTAGTGAAAGCGAGGATAAGAAAGTACCAGAGTCCAGTTGTCAGGCTTGGAAAAGCAATCATATGGTAGACCTTAATGACAAGCTATTGCACTTTACAACAGGGTCTCCCAAGAGGGGTGGATTACATGCTATGGGAAGTGCTGAAGGGACTTCAGTTGTGGATAAATTTGTGTCTTTTGATCCTAATGAGAAAGGGCAAGGATTTGCAACCTGCTTGCTAGATGTTTCTGCATTTCCTGTGGGTTCTTACCAAATCAAATGGCACAGCTGTTGTATAGACAATAATGGTGCTTACTGGAGCCTTACGCCCCTGAACACAGATCAGTTCTTCACTGTACATGAATCTTCTAATATTGGTCCTTTAGTTTAG
- the LOC107801507 gene encoding uncharacterized protein LOC107801507 isoform X2, with translation MERTTSACAMQWSIDLEKGLRSNKPEAILDIGPKLEWWSRESNLSAAEYKVFGLIPGEDKLFANSILLRLADAFKSGDKHMKLCIVKIFLSELKQRRRLRSKGRKDKGILSKDKLDSYRELLSRIKIVFDTGDIEERALALALFGCWAHIAKDSTDVRYLILSSLVSMHVPEAKASLFAAGCFSELANDFAYVFLEMLGGLLMSSETSRVIRLAGGRAFAKMWCSLLLADRAHKTGMKLILESSEEDFSLVMLVSLSKIASKWTSLIPIQMELLFLFMAKDRGLSLQALALKCLHFILAKGIYHFHASSNVTLKLFGVINQSDFPPALQFEALRALYKMPLPNLETIPCTEILTSFSKFLQIVEFKLHSSIISERILSVHVLASIFDKLLGIPKDAAGGIVSIVASRMITFTIDRISQLIKLVVDNPHPNKEAEQEVKSLLFILVNLVERHRDLSGIVLDKICIVIEHLVRMLNEVTSMENSGSEDHHMTELDKENHASTASRVLVCLSQILITCFEMLEVSTAGATQVFNRMEHLVEHVHRCSLLPVYIRLIYHLLLHFHAGYHCMWLKIGEDTVSNRNFRLSRCSSLSADSSLSQNESFINDCVKEILDKKDYWSSYKLGKYAACHGAWLVAAYIFGDLIPMVRSDICCLWLKSLSHLSELERQVQLFRLTLSGNTAGETTTVNQIENVVGASNKLCSLEEAFGTSVSGRAFSFQRWFITIRSKVVGTVADVLKLLRTNSFSEEASRSTERLGERILVQQSESSQGLSSLLQLLAHASSQLMRLAREFDLLGASFIGMDRKSMKIVSDLGLGCSLLAFSTGLTCRFVSSHGKQDCSIYGLETSEEQFHTLLVHDLLRRLGYIDLETSKNLRQLLDFRRSSRSCSMQEFQNEISSTSVEARDVAKLCRYSVQRFLSLQASTVHANTGISQIPRDALQLLFNIIFLWIQIPFRTPKHFFRLRPPISAELFITNEAGKRIDNISVLSGFQLPLTLCIQLRNILADQLSRVSKLYCILCSRTSFQVFSESEDKKVPESSCQAWKSNHMVDLNDKLLHFTTGSPKRGGLHAMGSAEGTSVVDKFVSFDPNEKGQGFATCLLDVSAFPVGSYQIKWHSCCIDNNGAYWSLTPLNTDQFFTVHESSNIGPLV, from the exons ATGGAGAGAACTACATCGGCTTGTGCGATGCAGTGGAGCATTGACCTTGAAAAGGGCCTCCGTTCTAATAAACCTG AAGCCATACTAGATATTGGGCCAAAACTTGAGTGGTGGAGTAGAGAGTCAAATCTTAGTGCTGCTGAGTACAAAGTATTCGGCTTAATTCCTGGGGAGGATAAGCTATTTGCAAATAGTATCCTCCTTAGGCTTGCAGATGCATTTAAGTCAGGGGACAAACATATGAAGCTTTGCATTGTGAAGATTTTCTTGTCCGAGCTCAAGCAGAGGAGGCGATTGAGGAGCAAGGGGAGAAAAGATAAGGGGATCCTTTCGAAGGATAAATTAGATAGCTATAGAGAACTTCTAAGTAGAATAAAGATAGTATTCGACACTGGAGACATTGAAGAGAGAGCATTGGCTTTAGCTCTATTTGGTTGCTGGGCTCATATTGCAAAAGATAGTACTGATGTAAGATACCTCATCCTTTCAAGCTTGGTGTCTATGCATGTTCCAGAG GCAAAGGCTTCTTTGTTTGCAGCTGGATGCTTTTCTGAATTGGCGAACGACTTTGCTTATGTATTTCTGGAAATGCTTGGAGGTCTGTTGATGTCATCTGAAACATCAAGGGTTATAAGGTTAGCAGGAGGACGAGCTTTTGCTAAAATGTGGTGCTCACTTTTACTAGCGGATAGAGCTCATAAG ACTGGTATGAAGCTTATCCTAGAATCTTCAGAAGAAGACTTCTCGTTGGTGATGCTAGTTTCACTTTCCAAAATTGCTTCTAAATGGACATCTTTAATTCCTATACAG ATGGAACTACTTTTCTTATTTATGGCAAAGGACAGAGGTTTGAGCCTGCAAGCTTTGGCATTAAAATGCCTCCATTTCATTTTAGCCAAAGGAATTTATCACTTCCATGCTAGTTCAAATGTGACTCTAAAGTTGTTTGGTGTCATAAATCAGTCTGATTTTCCACCAGCTTTACAGTTTGAAGCTCTAAGAGCTTTATACAAG ATGCCGCTGCCCAACCTGGAGACAATTCCATGCACAGAGATCCTCACTAGTTTCTCCAAGTTCTTACAAATTGTTGAGTTCAAACTACATTCTTCAATTATCTCAGAGAGGattttatctgttcatgtattAGCTAGTATTTTTGACAAGCTTTTGGGAATACCGAAAGATGCAGCTGGTGGAATTGTTTCAATTGTTGCATCTCGCATGATTACTTTCACCATCGATCGTATCTCCCAACTAATAAAGTTAGTGGTTGATAATCCTCATCCAAACAAAGAGGCGGAGCAGGAGGTAAAGAGTTTACTCTTTATTTTAGTTAATCTGGTCGAAAGACATCGAGATCTCTCTGGTATTGTACTGGATAAGATCTGTATAGTTATCGAACATCTGGTCCGCATGCTCAATGAAGTTACCAGCATGGAGAATTCAGGCTCAGAAGATCATCATATGACAGAGCTCGACAAAGAGAACCATGCATCTACTGCATCGAGAGTTTTGGTTTGTTTATCCCAGATTCTGATAACTTGCTTTGAAATGCTGGAAGTTTCCACTGCTGGTGCCACCCAAGTCTTTAACAGAATGGAGCATTTGGTTGAGCATGTGCACCGGTGCAGCTTACTTCCTGTTTACATCCGCCTAATATATCACCTTTTATTGCACTTCCATGCTGGATATCACTGTATGTGGCTGAAGATAGGGGAAGATACGGTTTCTAATAGAAATTTTCGTCTATCTCGTTGTAGTTCTCTCTCAGCTGATAGTTCCCTATCCCAGAATGAAAGTTTCATTAATGACTGTGTGAAGGAAATTTTGGATAAAAAAGACTATTGGTCGTCTTATAAGCTTGGAAAATATGCGGCATGTCATGGTGCATGGTTGGTAGCTGCTTACATATTTGGGGATCTAATTCCTATGGTTCGATCTGATATCTGTTGTTTGTGGTTGAAATCCTTATCCCATCTTTCAGAATTAGAAAGGCAAGTCCAGTTGTTCAGGCTCACTCTTTCTGGAAATACTGCCGGGGAAACTACGACAGTTAATCAAATTGAAAATGTTGTCGGGGCCTCCAACAAACTTTGTTCTTTAGAGGAAGCTTTTGGTACCTCTGTTTCTGGTCGTGCTTTTAGTTTCCAGAGATGGTTTATTACTATAAGATCAAAGGTTGTTGGAACGGTAGCAGACGTACTCAAATTATTGAGAACAAATTCGTTTTCAGAAGAAGCATCCAGAAGTACTGAACGACTAGGGGAAAGGATTTTGGTTCAACAGTCGGAATCTTCACAAGGACTCAGCTCTTTGTTGCAATTGCTTGCCCACGCTTCTTCTCAGCTCATGAGGCTAGCAAGAGAATTTGATCTCTTAGGAGCGTCATTCATTGGCATGGACAGAAAAAGTATGAAGATAGTTTCTGATCTTGGATTAGGTTGTTCACTATTAGCCTTTAGTACTGGATTAACATGTCGTTTTGTTAGTTCCCATGGTAAACAAGATTGTAGTATTTATGGTCTTGAAACCTCAGAGGAGCAATTTCATACTCTGCTGGTTCATGACTTATTAAGGAGACTGGGCTATATAGACTTAGAGACTAGCAAAAATTTACGGCAGCTTTTGGATTTCCGTCGAAGTTCTAGGAGCTGTTCCATGCAAGAATTCCAAAATGAAATTTCTTCCACTAGTGTTGAAGCAAGAGATGTTGCTAAACTTTGTAGATATTCTGTTCAGAGATTTCTTAGTTTGCAAGCGAGTACTGTACATGCCAATACTGGTATATCCCAAATTCCCCGTGATGCTTTGCAGTTGCTGTTCAACATTATTTTCTTGTGGATACAGATCCCTTTCCGGACTCCCAAACACTTTTTTCGATTGAG GCCTCCCATTTCTGCTGAGCTTTTCATAACAAATGAAGCTGGTAAAAGGATAGATAATATATCTGTCTTGTCAGGCTTTCAGCTCCCTCTAACTCTGTGCATTCAACTAAGAAATATATTGGCAGATCAGCTGTCTCGGGTGTCGAAGTTGTACTGCATCCTTTGCTCACGAACATCCTTTCAAGTATTTAGTGAAAGCGAGGATAAGAAAGTACCAGAGTCCAGTTGTCAGGCTTGGAAAAGCAATCATATGGTAGACCTTAATGACAAGCTATTGCACTTTACAACAGGGTCTCCCAAGAGGGGTGGATTACATGCTATGGGAAGTGCTGAAGGGACTTCAGTTGTGGATAAATTTGTGTCTTTTGATCCTAATGAGAAAGGGCAAGGATTTGCAACCTGCTTGCTAGATGTTTCTGCATTTCCTGTGGGTTCTTACCAAATCAAATGGCACAGCTGTTGTATAGACAATAATGGTGCTTACTGGAGCCTTACGCCCCTGAACACAGATCAGTTCTTCACTGTACATGAATCTTCTAATATTGGTCCTTTAGTTTAG